A genome region from Fodinibius salicampi includes the following:
- a CDS encoding SDR family oxidoreductase, whose product MFTEDTLAGETILITGGGSGLGLAMAKKFASLGSNIAICGRTEEKLQKAVEGIEEASNDSSAKYYVADVRDYERIQEMISEIIADFGEMTGLVNNAAGNFLSASEDLSPGGFKAVVDIVLHGSFNCTHVFGNYLIDEGKEGNILNMVTTYSESTGSAFVLPSACGKAGVLTMTRSLAYEWATYGIRLNAIAPGPFPTKGAWKRLVPDKSAEEKFLSKIPAGRYGDKEELANLAAFLMSDMAPYITGECVVIDGGERLSAGQFNFIDKLGSREELKAFFKKMHNKGG is encoded by the coding sequence ATGTTTACTGAAGATACGTTAGCGGGAGAAACCATTTTAATTACCGGCGGTGGAAGCGGACTGGGATTGGCGATGGCCAAAAAGTTTGCTTCACTGGGCAGTAATATTGCTATTTGTGGCCGGACAGAGGAGAAGCTCCAAAAGGCCGTCGAGGGGATTGAAGAAGCCTCCAATGATAGTTCAGCTAAATATTATGTGGCTGATGTACGGGACTACGAACGTATTCAGGAGATGATTTCCGAGATAATAGCTGACTTTGGTGAAATGACCGGCCTCGTCAACAATGCGGCCGGTAACTTTTTATCAGCCTCCGAAGATCTGAGTCCCGGCGGATTTAAAGCCGTGGTCGATATTGTCTTGCATGGGTCATTCAACTGTACTCATGTCTTTGGCAATTACCTTATTGATGAGGGAAAGGAGGGAAATATTTTGAATATGGTTACCACTTATTCAGAATCTACCGGCTCGGCATTTGTGTTGCCTTCGGCCTGTGGAAAAGCAGGAGTTCTTACGATGACCCGCTCATTAGCTTATGAATGGGCCACCTATGGTATCCGTCTGAATGCCATTGCCCCGGGACCATTCCCCACCAAGGGCGCCTGGAAGCGTTTGGTTCCGGATAAAAGCGCAGAGGAGAAGTTTCTGTCCAAGATTCCGGCCGGCCGGTATGGTGATAAGGAGGAATTGGCGAATCTTGCTGCCTTCTTAATGTCTGATATGGCCCCTTATATTACGGGAGAATGTGTAGTTATTGACGGTGGAGAGCGGCTCTCAGCGGGACAGTTTAATTTTATTGATAAGCTTGGTTCGCGAGAAGAATTGAAAGCTTTTTTTAAAAAGATGCACAATAAGGGTGGCTAA
- a CDS encoding PspC domain-containing protein encodes MGARLRKSHSDKMISGVCGGIAEYLGWDPTIVRILFVVATFLSGFPLLIYLILMFVMPD; translated from the coding sequence ATGGGTGCTCGGTTAAGAAAATCTCACAGCGATAAAATGATCTCCGGTGTATGCGGAGGAATTGCCGAATATTTAGGCTGGGATCCTACTATCGTACGAATACTATTTGTAGTGGCCACCTTTTTAAGTGGATTTCCATTATTAATTTATCTCATTCTCATGTTTGTGATGCCAGACTAA
- a CDS encoding CDP-alcohol phosphatidyltransferase family protein, producing the protein MRKLAAYSVHLLTASGAAVGLWSLILIYDGYYQEALWALAAAAVIDSVDGALARAAGTKQHAAKIDGALMDNLVDFLTWTVAPLLWIYATMQIPFWVLLICATASAFGFTNTQAKTDNHFFLGFPSYWNIVVFYIFLLQLPTLFASAILLTFAVTTFLPVRFVYPSRTVYLRKLTLFLGLIFIIQIGCLLYFFDSSPPYLIYTSFLFPFYYFGFSFYLNIK; encoded by the coding sequence TTATGGTCCCTCATATTAATATATGATGGATATTATCAGGAGGCGCTGTGGGCTTTGGCTGCAGCCGCGGTGATCGATTCCGTGGATGGCGCATTGGCACGCGCCGCCGGAACTAAGCAACACGCTGCTAAAATCGACGGTGCCCTGATGGATAATCTTGTCGACTTCCTCACCTGGACAGTGGCTCCCCTCCTTTGGATCTATGCCACGATGCAGATTCCCTTTTGGGTGCTGCTCATCTGTGCAACTGCCAGTGCCTTTGGGTTTACCAATACACAAGCAAAGACAGACAACCATTTTTTCCTGGGCTTTCCCTCTTACTGGAACATTGTGGTATTTTATATATTCCTGCTGCAATTACCTACACTCTTTGCCTCAGCTATTCTACTGACTTTTGCTGTCACCACCTTTCTTCCCGTTAGATTTGTATATCCTTCCCGCACAGTTTACTTACGAAAATTAACCCTTTTCTTAGGGTTAATATTTATTATTCAAATAGGATGTTTGCTTTACTTTTTTGATAGTTCCCCTCCTTACCTTATTTACACTTCCTTTCTTTTTCCTTTTTATTACTTTGGATTCTCTTTTTATTTAAACATTAAATAA